One Bacteroidota bacterium genomic window carries:
- the meaB gene encoding methylmalonyl Co-A mutase-associated GTPase MeaB, protein MQRPLPNLEELETGIHAGSVSALSRAITLVESSRADHRKQAYELLGRLMRQAGQARRIGITGAPGAGKSTFIEAFGLHLCEELGLRVAVLAIDPSSRRTGGAILGDKTRMELLSRHPNAYIRPSAASDYLGGTHRKTREAMLLCEAAGYEVIIVETVGVGQSETAVSEMVDFFLLLMLAGAGDELQGIKRGIMEMADAILITKADGHNLEPARKARLEYQNALHLFPTPASGWRPVVHSCSALDNTGIADAWKLIQKYYRHTEANGYLAAHRQGQLRNWFRAGFEEELLRRYLEDPTFQARRDELEARVLNLELHPHQAALMLLNG, encoded by the coding sequence GCCCTCAGCCGGGCCATTACACTGGTAGAGAGCAGCCGGGCCGACCACCGAAAGCAGGCCTACGAACTGCTGGGGCGCCTGATGCGGCAGGCAGGGCAGGCCCGGCGTATAGGCATAACCGGTGCACCGGGGGCGGGGAAGAGCACGTTTATCGAGGCCTTTGGCCTGCACCTATGCGAGGAACTGGGCCTGCGGGTAGCCGTGCTGGCCATAGACCCTAGCAGCCGCCGGACGGGCGGAGCCATACTGGGCGACAAAACCCGTATGGAGCTGCTGAGCCGCCACCCCAATGCCTACATCCGCCCCAGTGCCGCCAGCGACTACCTGGGCGGCACTCACCGCAAAACACGCGAGGCCATGCTGCTGTGCGAGGCTGCTGGCTATGAGGTCATTATTGTAGAAACCGTAGGCGTAGGCCAGAGCGAAACGGCCGTGAGCGAGATGGTAGACTTCTTCCTGCTGCTCATGCTGGCAGGAGCCGGAGATGAGCTGCAGGGCATCAAGCGGGGCATAATGGAGATGGCCGACGCCATCCTGATAACCAAGGCGGATGGGCACAACCTGGAGCCCGCCCGAAAGGCACGACTGGAGTACCAGAATGCCCTGCACTTATTCCCCACCCCTGCCAGTGGCTGGCGGCCAGTGGTACACAGCTGCTCGGCCCTGGACAACACCGGTATAGCTGATGCCTGGAAGCTGATACAGAAATACTACCGCCACACCGAGGCCAATGGCTACCTGGCAGCCCACCGCCAGGGCCAGCTGCGAAACTGGTTTCGGGCAGGCTTTGAGGAAGAGCTGCTGCGCCGATACCTGGAAGACCCCACCTTTCAGGCCCGCAGAGACGAGCTGGAAGCGCGTGTGCTAAACCTGGAGCTGCACCCCCACCAGGCAGCCCTGATGCTGCTGAACGGATAA